The Oreochromis niloticus isolate F11D_XX linkage group LG2, O_niloticus_UMD_NMBU, whole genome shotgun sequence genome includes a region encoding these proteins:
- the LOC102077825 gene encoding chromosome-associated kinesin KIF4 isoform X3, protein MATVNMDAPGAEAVRVGVLLTTKPESKESVVIDEEGGSVYYKSSNNEAAKAFSFDQVVTVDSIKSFHPELLQPLTECMSSGCNAALLICGASTETTRALIDSSVIRQVVANLFSCMESRVKGELFISVSSLQFYPDGSAVDVLSLNRQTLQPVTHPVLGSLIGGLCEVCVHSAEEAYNLYETCRETLKANAGSISSRCSSLFMVTVEWKLHPEEVESDVCRSRFQLFSLAGGASRTDLRGVNPLLKVLDQIPNPAANISVGLLHHLLNDALKGNSRTVLIYCINPQGLLDNETPSALNLAQKVRCFATKPTNGCWSPRATEQKIRDSITDLRSVIMSQGDSEVHSIYELAELTQNLQMVKNQSWEKRREESEKIEVKIKTCKTSNSNLLFSGDHHPNSRQGTDTMKCLQDQLRQEMEEHITEGKGNTEKVQERVARIQQLKEALREETLKSGAATGNSPACQQSQLEYNKAEERRRQLKEDHGRLIQQEVEKMERDLAQENLPTEGPQRDLLVLTRERQVLVLQIEALRAEAQQAEKDLQDQYDRHRAELHCLREESLQVFRVFRQVSEEQRKISEGRYRSVLLEAVQDAIYLSAQNQQLEADNKQLRKSAGELKDMLAAQGDPVADLPSTLNV, encoded by the exons ATGGCCACTGTTAACATGGATGCACCT GGAGCTGAAGCAGTAAGAGTGGGAGTTTTACTTACAACAAAACCAG AAAGTAAAGAATCTGTTGTTATTGATGAAGAAGGAGGTAGTGTTTACTACAAATCATCAAATAATGAG GCAGCCAAGGCCTTCTCTTTCGACCAAGTCGTGACTGTTGACAGCATAAAG AGTTTTCACCCTGAGCTCCTGCAGCCTCTCACCGAGTGCATGTCCAGTGGGTGTAACGCAGCACTGCTCATATGTGGAGCCTCTACAGAGACGACGAGAGCTCTTATTGACAGCAGTGTCATCAGACAG GTCGTGGCTAACCTTTTCAGCTGTATGGAGTCAAGAGTGAAAGGCGAGTTATTCATCTCTGTGTCATCTCTTCAG TTTTATCCAGACGGCAGTGCAGTGGATGTCTTGAGCCTCAACAGACAGACTCTACAACCTGTAACACATCCAGTGCTTGGAAG tcTTATAGGAGGATTATGTGAGGTGTGTGTGCATTCAGCTGAAGAAGCTTATAATCTGTACGAAACATGCAGGGAAACACTGAAGGCGAACGCAGGCTCCATTTCCAGCCG ATGCAGCTCCCTGTTCATGGTGACTGTTGAGTGGAAACTCCATCCAGAGGAGGTGGAGTCAGATGTCTGCCGCAGCAGATTTCAGCTGTTCAGCCTGGCAGGAGGAGCCAGTAGGACTGACCTCAGAGG AGTGAACCCACTGCTGAAGGTCCTGGACCAAATCCCAAATCCTGCTGCTAATATCAGTGTGGGCCTCCTGCATCATTTGCTTAATGATGCCTTAAAAGGAAATAGCAGGACTGTCCTCATTTACTGCATTAACCCTCAAG GTCTTCTAGATAATGAGACACCTTCTGCTTTAAATCTGGCCCAGAAAGTGAGATGTTTTGCAACTAAGCCCACCAATGGTTGCTGGAGTCCAAGGGCAACTGAGCAAAAGATTCGTGACAGCATCACTGATCTAAGAAGCGTGATAATGTCACAGGGGGACAGTGAAGTTCACAGCATCTACGAGCTGGCCGAGCTCACTCAAAACCTGCAG ATGGTGAAAAATCAATCATGGGAGAAGAGACGAGAAGAATCCGAAAAGATAGAAGTCAAAATAAAG ACTTGCAAGACCTCAAATAGCAATCTGCTGTTTTCTGGAGATCATCACCCCAACAGCAGGCAGGGTACAGACACAATGAAATGTCTACAGGACCAGCTGAGGCAGGAAATGGAAGAACACATTACAG AAGGTAAAGGGAATACAGAAAAGGTCCAGGAGAGAGTAGCGAGAATCCAGCAGCTGAAGGAGGCTCTCAGGGAGGAGACACTCAAGAGTGGAGCTGCTACTGGGAATTCCCCTGCTTGTCAACAA TCTCAGTTGGAATACAACAAAGCAGAGGAACGGAGGAGGCAACTTAAGGAGGATCATGGGAGATTAATTCAGCAGGAGGTGGAGAAGATGGAGAGAGACTTGGCACAGGAAAACCTACCG ACAGAAGGTCCTCAGAGGGACTTGCTGGTACTGACCAGAGAGAGACAGGTCCTAGTACTGCAGATAGAGGCCCTGCGTGCCGAGGCCCAGCAAGCTGAAAAAGACCTACAGGATCAATATGACAGACACCGAGCAGAGCTGCACTGTCTCAGGGAGGAGAGCCTGCAG GTGTTCAGAGTGTTTCGTCAGGTAAGTGAAGAGCAAAGAAAGATTTCAGAGGGCAGATACAGAAGTGTGCTGCTGGAAGCGGTGCAGGATGCCATCTACTTGTCTGCACAGAACCAGCAGCTGGAGGCGGACAATAAGCAACTCCGTAAAT cagcaggagaacTGAAGGATATGCTAGCTGCACAAGGTGATCCCGTGGCTGATCTCCCGTCAACGCTGAATGTGTGA
- the LOC102077825 gene encoding chromosome-associated kinesin KIF4 isoform X2 produces the protein MATVNMDAPGAEAVRVGVLLTTKPESKESVVIDEEGGSVYYKSSNNEAAKAFSFDQVVTVDSIKSFHPELLQPLTECMSSGCNAALLICGASTETTRALIDSSVIRQVVANLFSCMESRVKGELFISVSSLQFYPDGSAVDVLSLNRQTLQPVTHPVLGSLIGGLCEVCVHSAEEAYNLYETCRETLKANAGSISSRCSSLFMVTVEWKLHPEEVESDVCRSRFQLFSLAGGASRTDLRGVNPLLKVLDQIPNPAANISVGLLHHLLNDALKGNSRTVLIYCINPQGLLDNETPSALNLAQKVRCFATKPTNGCWSPRATEQKIRDSITDLRSVIMSQGDSEVHSIYELAELTQNLQMVKNQSWEKRREESEKIEVKIKTCKTSNSNLLFSGDHHPNSRQGTDTMKCLQDQLRQEMEEHITAGVFCLFLIFPEGKGNTEKVQERVARIQQLKEALREETLKSGAATGNSPACQQSQLEYNKAEERRRQLKEDHGRLIQQEVEKMERDLAQENLPTEGPQRDLLVLTRERQVLVLQIEALRAEAQQAEKDLQDQYDRHRAELHCLREESLQVFRVFRQVSEEQRKISEGRYRSVLLEAVQDAIYLSAQNQQLEADNKQLRKSAGELKDMLAAQGDPVADLPSTLNV, from the exons ATGGCCACTGTTAACATGGATGCACCT GGAGCTGAAGCAGTAAGAGTGGGAGTTTTACTTACAACAAAACCAG AAAGTAAAGAATCTGTTGTTATTGATGAAGAAGGAGGTAGTGTTTACTACAAATCATCAAATAATGAG GCAGCCAAGGCCTTCTCTTTCGACCAAGTCGTGACTGTTGACAGCATAAAG AGTTTTCACCCTGAGCTCCTGCAGCCTCTCACCGAGTGCATGTCCAGTGGGTGTAACGCAGCACTGCTCATATGTGGAGCCTCTACAGAGACGACGAGAGCTCTTATTGACAGCAGTGTCATCAGACAG GTCGTGGCTAACCTTTTCAGCTGTATGGAGTCAAGAGTGAAAGGCGAGTTATTCATCTCTGTGTCATCTCTTCAG TTTTATCCAGACGGCAGTGCAGTGGATGTCTTGAGCCTCAACAGACAGACTCTACAACCTGTAACACATCCAGTGCTTGGAAG tcTTATAGGAGGATTATGTGAGGTGTGTGTGCATTCAGCTGAAGAAGCTTATAATCTGTACGAAACATGCAGGGAAACACTGAAGGCGAACGCAGGCTCCATTTCCAGCCG ATGCAGCTCCCTGTTCATGGTGACTGTTGAGTGGAAACTCCATCCAGAGGAGGTGGAGTCAGATGTCTGCCGCAGCAGATTTCAGCTGTTCAGCCTGGCAGGAGGAGCCAGTAGGACTGACCTCAGAGG AGTGAACCCACTGCTGAAGGTCCTGGACCAAATCCCAAATCCTGCTGCTAATATCAGTGTGGGCCTCCTGCATCATTTGCTTAATGATGCCTTAAAAGGAAATAGCAGGACTGTCCTCATTTACTGCATTAACCCTCAAG GTCTTCTAGATAATGAGACACCTTCTGCTTTAAATCTGGCCCAGAAAGTGAGATGTTTTGCAACTAAGCCCACCAATGGTTGCTGGAGTCCAAGGGCAACTGAGCAAAAGATTCGTGACAGCATCACTGATCTAAGAAGCGTGATAATGTCACAGGGGGACAGTGAAGTTCACAGCATCTACGAGCTGGCCGAGCTCACTCAAAACCTGCAG ATGGTGAAAAATCAATCATGGGAGAAGAGACGAGAAGAATCCGAAAAGATAGAAGTCAAAATAAAG ACTTGCAAGACCTCAAATAGCAATCTGCTGTTTTCTGGAGATCATCACCCCAACAGCAGGCAGGGTACAGACACAATGAAATGTCTACAGGACCAGCTGAGGCAGGAAATGGAAGAACACATTACAG CCGGCgtattctgtttgtttctcatATTCCCAGAAGGTAAAGGGAATACAGAAAAGGTCCAGGAGAGAGTAGCGAGAATCCAGCAGCTGAAGGAGGCTCTCAGGGAGGAGACACTCAAGAGTGGAGCTGCTACTGGGAATTCCCCTGCTTGTCAACAA TCTCAGTTGGAATACAACAAAGCAGAGGAACGGAGGAGGCAACTTAAGGAGGATCATGGGAGATTAATTCAGCAGGAGGTGGAGAAGATGGAGAGAGACTTGGCACAGGAAAACCTACCG ACAGAAGGTCCTCAGAGGGACTTGCTGGTACTGACCAGAGAGAGACAGGTCCTAGTACTGCAGATAGAGGCCCTGCGTGCCGAGGCCCAGCAAGCTGAAAAAGACCTACAGGATCAATATGACAGACACCGAGCAGAGCTGCACTGTCTCAGGGAGGAGAGCCTGCAG GTGTTCAGAGTGTTTCGTCAGGTAAGTGAAGAGCAAAGAAAGATTTCAGAGGGCAGATACAGAAGTGTGCTGCTGGAAGCGGTGCAGGATGCCATCTACTTGTCTGCACAGAACCAGCAGCTGGAGGCGGACAATAAGCAACTCCGTAAAT cagcaggagaacTGAAGGATATGCTAGCTGCACAAGGTGATCCCGTGGCTGATCTCCCGTCAACGCTGAATGTGTGA
- the LOC102077825 gene encoding chromosome-associated kinesin KIF4 isoform X1 has protein sequence MATVNMDAPGAEAVRVGVLLTTKPESKESVVIDEEGGSVYYKSSNNEAAKAFSFDQVVTVDSIKSFHPELLQPLTECMSSGCNAALLICGASTETTRALIDSSVIRQVVANLFSCMESRVKGELFISVSSLQFYPDGSAVDVLSLNRQTLQPVTHPVLGSLIGGLCEVCVHSAEEAYNLYETCRETLKANAGSISSRCSSLFMVTVEWKLHPEEVESDVCRSRFQLFSLAGGASRTDLRGVNPLLKVLDQIPNPAANISVGLLHHLLNDALKGNSRTVLIYCINPQGLLDNETPSALNLAQKVRCFATKPTNGCWSPRATEQKIRDSITDLRSVIMSQGDSEVHSIYELAELTQNLQMVKNQSWEKRREESEKIEVKIKTCKTSNSNLLFSGDHHPNSRQGTDTMKCLQDQLRQEMEEHITGKMLRFKSHGSIWLTTAGVFCLFLIFPEGKGNTEKVQERVARIQQLKEALREETLKSGAATGNSPACQQSQLEYNKAEERRRQLKEDHGRLIQQEVEKMERDLAQENLPTEGPQRDLLVLTRERQVLVLQIEALRAEAQQAEKDLQDQYDRHRAELHCLREESLQVFRVFRQVSEEQRKISEGRYRSVLLEAVQDAIYLSAQNQQLEADNKQLRKSAGELKDMLAAQGDPVADLPSTLNV, from the exons ATGGCCACTGTTAACATGGATGCACCT GGAGCTGAAGCAGTAAGAGTGGGAGTTTTACTTACAACAAAACCAG AAAGTAAAGAATCTGTTGTTATTGATGAAGAAGGAGGTAGTGTTTACTACAAATCATCAAATAATGAG GCAGCCAAGGCCTTCTCTTTCGACCAAGTCGTGACTGTTGACAGCATAAAG AGTTTTCACCCTGAGCTCCTGCAGCCTCTCACCGAGTGCATGTCCAGTGGGTGTAACGCAGCACTGCTCATATGTGGAGCCTCTACAGAGACGACGAGAGCTCTTATTGACAGCAGTGTCATCAGACAG GTCGTGGCTAACCTTTTCAGCTGTATGGAGTCAAGAGTGAAAGGCGAGTTATTCATCTCTGTGTCATCTCTTCAG TTTTATCCAGACGGCAGTGCAGTGGATGTCTTGAGCCTCAACAGACAGACTCTACAACCTGTAACACATCCAGTGCTTGGAAG tcTTATAGGAGGATTATGTGAGGTGTGTGTGCATTCAGCTGAAGAAGCTTATAATCTGTACGAAACATGCAGGGAAACACTGAAGGCGAACGCAGGCTCCATTTCCAGCCG ATGCAGCTCCCTGTTCATGGTGACTGTTGAGTGGAAACTCCATCCAGAGGAGGTGGAGTCAGATGTCTGCCGCAGCAGATTTCAGCTGTTCAGCCTGGCAGGAGGAGCCAGTAGGACTGACCTCAGAGG AGTGAACCCACTGCTGAAGGTCCTGGACCAAATCCCAAATCCTGCTGCTAATATCAGTGTGGGCCTCCTGCATCATTTGCTTAATGATGCCTTAAAAGGAAATAGCAGGACTGTCCTCATTTACTGCATTAACCCTCAAG GTCTTCTAGATAATGAGACACCTTCTGCTTTAAATCTGGCCCAGAAAGTGAGATGTTTTGCAACTAAGCCCACCAATGGTTGCTGGAGTCCAAGGGCAACTGAGCAAAAGATTCGTGACAGCATCACTGATCTAAGAAGCGTGATAATGTCACAGGGGGACAGTGAAGTTCACAGCATCTACGAGCTGGCCGAGCTCACTCAAAACCTGCAG ATGGTGAAAAATCAATCATGGGAGAAGAGACGAGAAGAATCCGAAAAGATAGAAGTCAAAATAAAG ACTTGCAAGACCTCAAATAGCAATCTGCTGTTTTCTGGAGATCATCACCCCAACAGCAGGCAGGGTACAGACACAATGAAATGTCTACAGGACCAGCTGAGGCAGGAAATGGAAGAACACATTACAGGTAAAATGCTCAGATTCAAAAGTCACGGTTCCATATGGCTAACCACAGCCGGCgtattctgtttgtttctcatATTCCCAGAAGGTAAAGGGAATACAGAAAAGGTCCAGGAGAGAGTAGCGAGAATCCAGCAGCTGAAGGAGGCTCTCAGGGAGGAGACACTCAAGAGTGGAGCTGCTACTGGGAATTCCCCTGCTTGTCAACAA TCTCAGTTGGAATACAACAAAGCAGAGGAACGGAGGAGGCAACTTAAGGAGGATCATGGGAGATTAATTCAGCAGGAGGTGGAGAAGATGGAGAGAGACTTGGCACAGGAAAACCTACCG ACAGAAGGTCCTCAGAGGGACTTGCTGGTACTGACCAGAGAGAGACAGGTCCTAGTACTGCAGATAGAGGCCCTGCGTGCCGAGGCCCAGCAAGCTGAAAAAGACCTACAGGATCAATATGACAGACACCGAGCAGAGCTGCACTGTCTCAGGGAGGAGAGCCTGCAG GTGTTCAGAGTGTTTCGTCAGGTAAGTGAAGAGCAAAGAAAGATTTCAGAGGGCAGATACAGAAGTGTGCTGCTGGAAGCGGTGCAGGATGCCATCTACTTGTCTGCACAGAACCAGCAGCTGGAGGCGGACAATAAGCAACTCCGTAAAT cagcaggagaacTGAAGGATATGCTAGCTGCACAAGGTGATCCCGTGGCTGATCTCCCGTCAACGCTGAATGTGTGA
- the LOC102077825 gene encoding kinesin-like protein KIF17 isoform X4: MATVNMDAPGAEAVRVGVLLTTKPESKESVVIDEEGGSVYYKSSNNEAAKAFSFDQVVTVDSIKSFHPELLQPLTECMSSGCNAALLICGASTETTRALIDSSVIRQVVANLFSCMESRVKGELFISVSSLQFYPDGSAVDVLSLNRQTLQPVTHPVLGSLIGGLCEVCVHSAEEAYNLYETCRETLKANAGSISSRCSSLFMVTVEWKLHPEEVESDVCRSRFQLFSLAGGASRTDLRGVNPLLKVLDQIPNPAANISVGLLHHLLNDALKGNSRTVLIYCINPQGLLDNETPSALNLAQKVRCFATKPTNGCWSPRATEQKIRDSITDLRSVIMSQGDSEVHSIYELAELTQNLQMVKNQSWEKRREESEKIEVKIKTCKTSNSNLLFSGDHHPNSRQGTDTMKCLQDQLRQEMEEHITGKMLRFKSHGSIWLTTAGVFCLFLIFPEGKGNTEKVQERVARIQQLKEALREETLKSGAATGNSPACQQSQLEYNKAEERRRQLKEDHGRLIQQEVEKMERDLAQENLPKVLRGTCWY, from the exons ATGGCCACTGTTAACATGGATGCACCT GGAGCTGAAGCAGTAAGAGTGGGAGTTTTACTTACAACAAAACCAG AAAGTAAAGAATCTGTTGTTATTGATGAAGAAGGAGGTAGTGTTTACTACAAATCATCAAATAATGAG GCAGCCAAGGCCTTCTCTTTCGACCAAGTCGTGACTGTTGACAGCATAAAG AGTTTTCACCCTGAGCTCCTGCAGCCTCTCACCGAGTGCATGTCCAGTGGGTGTAACGCAGCACTGCTCATATGTGGAGCCTCTACAGAGACGACGAGAGCTCTTATTGACAGCAGTGTCATCAGACAG GTCGTGGCTAACCTTTTCAGCTGTATGGAGTCAAGAGTGAAAGGCGAGTTATTCATCTCTGTGTCATCTCTTCAG TTTTATCCAGACGGCAGTGCAGTGGATGTCTTGAGCCTCAACAGACAGACTCTACAACCTGTAACACATCCAGTGCTTGGAAG tcTTATAGGAGGATTATGTGAGGTGTGTGTGCATTCAGCTGAAGAAGCTTATAATCTGTACGAAACATGCAGGGAAACACTGAAGGCGAACGCAGGCTCCATTTCCAGCCG ATGCAGCTCCCTGTTCATGGTGACTGTTGAGTGGAAACTCCATCCAGAGGAGGTGGAGTCAGATGTCTGCCGCAGCAGATTTCAGCTGTTCAGCCTGGCAGGAGGAGCCAGTAGGACTGACCTCAGAGG AGTGAACCCACTGCTGAAGGTCCTGGACCAAATCCCAAATCCTGCTGCTAATATCAGTGTGGGCCTCCTGCATCATTTGCTTAATGATGCCTTAAAAGGAAATAGCAGGACTGTCCTCATTTACTGCATTAACCCTCAAG GTCTTCTAGATAATGAGACACCTTCTGCTTTAAATCTGGCCCAGAAAGTGAGATGTTTTGCAACTAAGCCCACCAATGGTTGCTGGAGTCCAAGGGCAACTGAGCAAAAGATTCGTGACAGCATCACTGATCTAAGAAGCGTGATAATGTCACAGGGGGACAGTGAAGTTCACAGCATCTACGAGCTGGCCGAGCTCACTCAAAACCTGCAG ATGGTGAAAAATCAATCATGGGAGAAGAGACGAGAAGAATCCGAAAAGATAGAAGTCAAAATAAAG ACTTGCAAGACCTCAAATAGCAATCTGCTGTTTTCTGGAGATCATCACCCCAACAGCAGGCAGGGTACAGACACAATGAAATGTCTACAGGACCAGCTGAGGCAGGAAATGGAAGAACACATTACAGGTAAAATGCTCAGATTCAAAAGTCACGGTTCCATATGGCTAACCACAGCCGGCgtattctgtttgtttctcatATTCCCAGAAGGTAAAGGGAATACAGAAAAGGTCCAGGAGAGAGTAGCGAGAATCCAGCAGCTGAAGGAGGCTCTCAGGGAGGAGACACTCAAGAGTGGAGCTGCTACTGGGAATTCCCCTGCTTGTCAACAA TCTCAGTTGGAATACAACAAAGCAGAGGAACGGAGGAGGCAACTTAAGGAGGATCATGGGAGATTAATTCAGCAGGAGGTGGAGAAGATGGAGAGAGACTTGGCACAGGAAAACCTACCG AAGGTCCTCAGAGGGACTTGCTGGTACTGA
- the cd74a gene encoding CD74 molecule, major histocompatibility complex, class II invariant chain a produces the protein MAHSQDDAPLARGSLADSEEILLPPAAPRGGSNSRALKIAGLTTLACLLVASQVFTAYTVFSQKQQIHTLQKNSDRMNKQLTRSSHAVAPVRMAMPMNSLPLLMDFTEDSTAPKTPLTKLQDTAIVSVEKQLMDLMQDSELPQFNETFLANLQTLKQHMNDSEWKSFETWMRYWLIFKMAQQQPATPTPQSATTIKTKCQVEAGPGPSKIGSYKPQCDEQGRYKPMQCWHATGYCWCVDGEGHPIEGTTMRGRPDCQRAAFPRRMMVAPRLMQKTYDMDDEKQK, from the exons ATGGCCCACTCTCAGGACGATGCACCCCTGGCCAGGGGAAGCCTGGCAGACAGTGAGGAGATCCTTCTTCCCCCTGCAGCACCAAGAGG AGGCTCCAACAGTCGTGCCTTGAAAATTGCGGGTCTGACAACCTTGGCTTGCCTGCTGGTGGCCAGCCAGGTCTTCACTGCCTACACGGTGTTTAGCCAAAAGCAGCAGATCCACACTCTACAGAAGAACTCGGACAGAATGAACAAACAGCTGACCCGCTCATCTCACG ctgtggctccagtgAGGATGGCCATGCCCATGAACAGCCTGCCCCTCCTCATGGACTTCACCGAGGACTCCACAGCACCCAAGACACCCTTGACT AAACTGCAGGACACTGCCATTGTCAGTGTGGAGAAACAGCTGATGGATCTCATGCAG GACTCCGAGCTGCCTCAGTTCAACGAGACCTTCCTGGCCAACCTGCAAACCCTGAAGCAGCATATGAACGATAGCGAGTGGAAG AGCTTTGAGACCTGGATGCGCTACTGGCTTATCTTCAAGATGGCccagcagcagcctgcaacCCCCACACCTCAGTCAG CCACTACCATCAAGACCAAATGCCAGGTGGAGGCAGGACCTGGACCCAGCAAGATTGGTTCATACAAGCCCCAGTGTGACGAGCAGGGCCGCTACAAGCCAATGCAGTGCTGGCACGCCACCGGCTACTGCTGGTGTGTGGATGGCGAGGGCCATCCCATCGAGGGAACCACCATGCGTGGCCGTCCCGACTGCCAGAGAG CTGCATTTCCTCGTCGCATGATGGTTGCACCCAGGCTGATGCAGAAGACATACGACATGGATG atgaaaaacaaaagtga